Below is a genomic region from Salvelinus namaycush isolate Seneca unplaced genomic scaffold, SaNama_1.0 Scaffold638, whole genome shotgun sequence.
TTTTTCCCAGTAATTTCCACCAGTACCTGTTGTAGTTTTGACTTTGACTTCCTCCAGGCCTCCTATCTGTTCCCAGGAGACGGCTGGGAGGTCTGTCCGTCCCAGACTGCCCCTCAGACAGGATGGACGGACAGTCTTCAGGGCAGACAGGAAGTGTTCCATGGTGATAGTCTGCTCCCCTGAACCCTGACAacatacacaacacacagcaGGAGACAATAATGTTAAGACTTTATCTCAATGACAATAACCTGGATAGAAGttagaacgtgtgtgtgtgtgtgtgtgtgtgtggatgatcCGGCTCAAAGGACCAATATGAGCTGACTTtacagtgggtgtgtgtgtgtctatgcttACCTGTGTGTTGTGTCGTATAGCCAGCATGGCAGCCTCACGGCAGAGAGCACTGAGGTCAGCACCCACATACCCTGTAGTCCTCTGGGCCAGCTCTGCCCAgtccacactgacacacactggcaTGGCCCGGCACAGCACTGACAGGATGGATAACCGCTGCTGTGCTGTGGGGCACCGATAACCACctggacaacagagagagagagaggaaacagtacattacattacagacagGATGGACAACTACTGCTGCACCAATGACTACCTGGAGGCAACAGGCACAGGATagaatgttactgtacagacCAACACACTCATTACTGTACCTCTGTTGAACTTTCTGCTTTGAATTAAGTTTGAATAACAACATTAAGTCACCTCTCTGTCGAACCTCCCGGGCCTCCGTAGCGCCGGGTCCAAGCTGTCCGGCTGATTAGTGGCTCCTACGATGAGGAAGCGATCTGATTGGTCCATGCCGTCCATGAGCGTGAGCAGTTGAGCGACCAGCCGGTTCTCGGGTGCGGAGGATCCAGTCCGTCTGGGACAGAGAGAGTCCAGCTCATCCAGGAACAACACACAAGGCCCTTCCTCTGCCGCTGCCCGCGCCCGACCAAACACCGCCCGCaacctctcctcactctcccctgGCCGAGACCCTACTACCTTGGGCGTGGAGGAGGCAAGGTAAAGTACAATTACATTCagccagtatgtgtgtgtattgtgtaacatCGAGCCCACAAGCTAAACAACATATGTAAGAAGGCTGGGTAAATCTTGCTTCATGTAAGCAAGTATTCAAGTGTGTGTTGTGTAatactctgtgtgtgtatatgcatgcatatttatgtgactgtgtgtgtgcgttcatgtttatatgtgtatatatgtactcTTACCTCTGGTCCTCGGACTGTGATCAGGCTGGCCCCCACCTCCCCCACCAGGCAGCGGACCAGCAGGGTCTTTCCGACCCCCGGCGGCCCAGCAAGGAGCACTCCTCTGGGGCAGGACAGACCCAGGGAGCCCAAGGTAGCAGGGTACTGCAGAGGCAGGCGCAACATCTCTCTCAGACACGCTGACACCTAGAATCGCAGACAATAAAGACATGATTAGACAGACACTGAAGGGTCTTTCTCTCCTTCacctcaatagtctacagtgaCTTCCTCcactcgtctcctctcctccaactGCACTGACTAACTGAAGACTTcaggagaagagaaaagagattCAAGAGGCATCCTAGAGTCCATATTGCTTTCACCTACTGAGTCACATCAGAGTGAACGATGTGACAATTGAAATTGACTATtgaggaggacaggagaagacGTCACTGTAGATTATTGAGAAGGAGAACAGGAGAAGACATCACTGTAGATTATTGAGAAGCAGCATCTTCCTGGGTCCTCACCTCCTCCAGTCCTCCCAGTAGGACCTGGGGCTGCTCCTGGAGCTGTCCTCTGTAGTATCGGAGGGTCCTCGTCCCCATTATTTCCACCCCTGTCTTAGATGTAACCAAACCAGTCACGGTGGACTCTGGGTTCAGGCTCTCG
It encodes:
- the LOC120042221 gene encoding spermatogenesis-associated protein 5-like protein 1 → MEEEVSLRVLPMDPADRGTQRVRLGPGLMSSLGLGLGSPVLVALSGGSCLCTAWPRPDLADGFIQIDMKCCSSNLILNKATPTHLSSSPLPPSPCLSRSLTQVSCPKLKGIRITVVVQSVEFRKTTPPSFIHELVKDMLKGTYVHQKHVIDVGDHDTDIKLIVIESLNPESTVTGLVTSKTGVEIMGTRTLRYYRGQLQEQPQVLLGGLEEVSACLREMLRLPLQYPATLGSLGLSCPRGVLLAGPPGVGKTLLVRCLVGEVGASLITVRGPEVVGSRPGESEERLRAVFGRARAAAEEGPCVLFLDELDSLCPRRTGSSAPENRLVAQLLTLMDGMDQSDRFLIVGATNQPDSLDPALRRPGRFDREVVIGGYRCPTAQQRLSILSVLCRAMPVCVSVDWAELAQRTTGYVGADLSALCREAAMLAIRHNTQGSGEQTITMEHFLSALKTVRPSCLRGSLGRTDLPAVSWEQIGGLEEVKVKTTT